In the Oxyura jamaicensis isolate SHBP4307 breed ruddy duck chromosome 18, BPBGC_Ojam_1.0, whole genome shotgun sequence genome, one interval contains:
- the LOC118175938 gene encoding translation initiation factor IF-2-like yields METTDSLLTHPTPLKKKNHHTHNATPTPTKVQERFPLPTRQTPSAGEGCRREPPPPPPRRPPPPRPGRCCRGWGWGWDRDRDRGKGRGRSRGRSRGRGRSRGRGGLGAGHPMGAEPLAAERSLPRSCSPAPASATWPLGGGPGGRGGRRGGPCSNSHCVPGRGAAAGTFPGGASPLLAAPLRSAPLRSAPGTGRESGAGPGSASAGRTGSPGELGSATESSWGRRRGEHRGCRGFCGGLGPGAARKGCPEAPQHRREERARGWEPDKRSSLKLGIQVVCVLREKPHLQSFKIKCPKIQGVAIDQETKTDIVLDLVFNWM; encoded by the exons ATGGAAACCACAGACTCTCTTCTAACCCACCCCACcccccttaaaaaaaagaaccaccacacacacaacGCAACCCCCACTCCCACAAAAGTCCAGGAGCgcttcccccttcccacccGGCAGACACCCTCTGCTGGGGAAGGCTGCAGgcgggagccgccgccgcctcccccccgccgcccgccgccgccgcgccccgggagatgctgcaggggctggggctggggctgggacagggacagggacaggggcaAGGGCAGGGGTAGGAGCAGGGGtaggagcaggggcaggggtaGGAGCAGGGGTAGGGGTGGCCTTGGCGCCGGTCACCCCATGGGCGCAGAGCCGCTGGCGGCGGAGCGCAGCCTGCCCCgctcctgctcccctgccccgGCCAGCGCTACCTGGccgctggggggggggcccggggggagggggggacgaCGGGGGGGTCCTTGCTCTAATTCCCACTGCGTGCCCGGCCGGGGGGCCGCTGCCGGCACCTTCCCGGGCGGAGCGAGCCCTCTGCTGGCGGCGCCGCTCCGCTCCGCAccgctccgctccgcgccgGGCACGGGCAGGGAgagcggggccggcccgggCAGCGCCTCCGCCGGCAGAAcggggagccccggggagcTCGGCTCGGCGACAGAAAGCAGctgggggaggcggcggggagagCACCGGGGGTGCCGGGGCTTCTgcggggggctggggccgggaGCTGCGCGGAAGGGATGCCCCGAAGCCCCCCAGCACCGGCGGGAGGAGCGGGCCCGCGGCTGGG AACCTGATAAACGTTCATCGCTGAAACTTGGCATTCAAGTTGTCTGTGTACTGAGGGAGAAGCCACACCTCcagtctttcaaaataaaatgcccCAAAATTCAAGGAGTAGCAATTGACCAGGAAACGAAGACAGACATTGTGCTGGATTTGGTCTTTAACTGGATGTGA
- the NOG gene encoding noggin — protein MDHSQCLVTIYALVVLLGLRLEQGACQHYLHIRPAPSDNLPLVDLIEHPDPIFDPKEKDLNETLLRNLMGGHFDPNFMAISLPEDRLGVDDLAELDLLLRQRPSGAMPSEIKGLEFYDGLQPGKKHRLSKKLRRKLQMWLWSQTFCPVLYTWNDLGSRFWPRYVKVGSCYSKRSCSVPEGMVCKPAKSVHLTILRWRCQRRGGQRCTWIPIQYPIISECKCSC, from the coding sequence ATGGATCATTCCCAGTGCCTTGTGACTATATACGCCTTGGTGGTTCTGCTGGGTCTCCGGCTAGAGCAAGGCGCCTGCCAGCACTATCTGCACATCCGACCGGCTCCCAGCGACAACTTGCCCTTGGTGGATCTAATCGAGCACCCGGACCCTATCTTCGACCCCAAGGAGAAGGATCTTAACGAGACCTTGCTAAGGAACCTCATGGGCGGACACTTCGACCCTAACTTTATGGCTATTTCCCTGCCCGAGGACCGGCTCGGGGTGGACGATCTAGCCGAGCTGGACTTGCTGCTCAGGCAGAGACCCTCGGGAGCGATGCCCAGCGAAATCAAAGGGCTGGAGTTTTACGACGGGCTGCAGCCGGGCAAGAAGCATAGGCTGAGCAAGAAGCTGCGCAGGAAGCTGCAGATGTGGCTCTGGTCCCAGACCTTCTGCCCGGTCCTATACACGTGGAACGATCTCGGCAGCCGCTTTTGGCCCCGGTACGTCAAAGTGGGCAGCTGCTACAGTAAAAGGTCTTGTTCAGTCCCAGAAGGCATGGTTTGCAAACCTGCCAAGTCCGTGCATTTAACGATCCTGAGGTGGAGGTGCCAGCGTCGGGGAGGGCAGAGGTGCACATGGATACCCATCCAGTACCCCATCATTTCGGAGTGCAAGTGCTCCTGCTAG